aaacaaaacacacaagtGCTTTTTCAATATTAAAACAACTGTGataaaaacatattaatattttgaacatgtttacaatagagaaaaaaattcatattttactaaataaaacaaatatttaacagCAAAAAACTTTATACTAAATATCTATTTtgaattataacaaaaatagtaCTTATAATAGTTTataaagacagacacaaaattataacatttatgaaaaaaaagtcttgtgtataaaataatattatagcGATCTGGGCCGGGGGGCAAGGTGGTGCCCAGAACACAAATGCCAGCGCCCAACATCAAAAGTGCTTCAATCTGCAAGCCCAGGGCGGGAAGAGTTTTGTGgggttttgtctttttaatgtcAAGTTACAATAGTTAGGAATGGTAAGTGAGAAAACATCACTCATCTAACACTAGCTCTATAAAACACACAAGCAAACACATGGACACAGATATCTCAATACAGATCTACAGAGGAGAGATGGGTGAATTCTGATGGTGGGATGCTGTCAGCCAGCCAGACCTTTCTGTAGCTCTCTCTTGTCACCTCTGAGACCCAGCAGGGCAAATgatccttctttcttctctcacaGGGATCCATTCAGCTCTTCCCTCTGTTCCCCTCCCAGGCTGGCCACCCCAAGGGAAGGCCCCTGAGGCCTTTCCGAGCCCTCCAGCCCCCTCCAGCCCTCCAGCATGCCAGGGCCAGACCTGGCATGCTTCCTGTATGAAGTCACACTTATGGCACTCAAGGTTATTCAGTCAAAAACAACTGGTTCAGGGCACGGTTGATcaccttcaaagaaaatgaacctGGGCTTTTCTGTGAGTAACAGATTCTGGTGTACCATGCAGCTATTTTGCAAGCTTTGATGAGTCGTTACACATTTTGGCCTGTTCTTCAGGATTAGGGGGACAGTGGAGGTTTGGAGggattttactaattttttttaaaaattcagactacagtagaacctctgtaagttgaccacccaagggagtataacagactggtcaacataaggaactaagcctgttgtactgatatgtacatggggtgcatgtctggtctgtgaaaattaggtcaactaaaggaggtgtagggagggggtcaactatggaggttctactgtatttttgccGAGAATGTCTGTTACACTGGTTTTTAGTAGTGAAAAGTACTATGAAATGAAACATTTGAGAATCGGTGGTTACAGAACGGTCTGAGAAGTATGAGCCCATTCCTGTAAAGTCTACCAGCAAGGCCCATGGGTCCACCATGGGTCTGCCCACTGACACTGGGGGGTGTGCTAAGCTGCTTGCAGCCGCAACTGGGGGATCGTCACATCCTTCTTTCTTCGTCTGTGCTTTGACTTTCTTGTAAAGAGAAGGAGTCACTGCTTTTATAATAACATCAGAAACCAATAGAGAAAtgggaaagcaaagaaaattttgaaaacagaCAAAATTGCTTAGAGACTCACCAAAGGCCCCCAGACCATCCCCGGGAGGCATTCTAAATTGCCAACACTAAAAATGCCAGTGGCAGGAGCTACTCTTCTTCTTCCCAGTCATCTAGACTCTCCAGTTCTCAACCCAATCCCTTCTGACAAATGGCACATACCCTGGTCCTCAGCTCTCCCTGCAGCCTACCCTGCAGCTTCCCAAGGCCATGCAGCCTCCAGGCACTGAAGGAAGGACTGCCTCTGTGCTCACCTCCTCCTTGCCTTCATCTTGTCCCCACTCCCCTGAGCTGGACTAAGCAGACAGTGGCATAGAGCAGAAGGGACATCAAGGGCACCTTTCTAAGGGCTAAGGGCACAAGGTAAGGGGCAAGGAAGGGAAGATCCAGGTCCGTGCTTCTCACCTGCAGAATGAACCTGTATCCTGCATACTCACTAGCTGGAGTGAGGGGCACTGGGGTGAACAGTGGCCAATCAGGGAACCATGGCAGCCTCCAAATCCACATAATTGGGGTTATGATGGGGGACAGGCAGGAAGCAATGGGCCATGGCCCCATCCCCCATAGGGGACAACATACAGAGGGGCTGGATTTCAGCCCAGGAGCAAGGCTCTGGGGTTGAACTCAAATAACTTCTAAAGCCTGGGGAGTTTCTCCACCCTAGGCcaaggggctgggtttgaaggaGACCCCTTCCTCTTCACTCACAGATGTCTCACCTGGGGCAGGTAGAACAGAGGCTGAGGATAGAGGAAATGTTTGCTCCAGGCACCCACATTGCCAGGATTCTCTATCAGGTAATAAATACGGGAGTGGGGAACCCACAAGCCAAGGCCTAGCTGGGTGTGTGTGTAGCAGAGGGCAGCCTAGCTCAGCAGAGGCTAGGACGTGGGATGTCAGTGCGCCTGCCCAGGGCCAGCAGGGAGGATGCAGGGGGACAGGCCTGGGGCTCCTCTGACCCAAGGTCAGAGGACAGAACAAGTAGCAGCAATAGTTAATTTCAAATGTCCAAACTGGTGAgagggaagtgggggtgggggtctccaCGTTGGTggtgcccctgcccctgccagggCTGACTCCTGTTCCATTACTCAGGATGCTATTCTCTGGCAACCAAAGGGGGAGGGGCAGTGGGGAGAGAGCGCTGAAGAGTGCACCAAAGGGGCACTTCTCTTCCCGCCACCCCCAACACAATGGCCTGACCTCCATCTAAAAGGGCTGGGAAGGAacagagggaagggagaagtTCAGAACATCACAAGCAAACACTGTAGCACAAGCAACATCTAACACTGTCATGGGCATGCAGAGCCCCAGTCTCGCCATTTCCCAGAGGCTGAGCTGGTGGGAACTGGGAGGCACCTGGGGGGGGAAGCAGGAGCCAGGAGGGGAGTCCATCCCCAGGAAGGATGAGGCCCTCTTGGCTTTGAATAAGGTTTGCCAGGGAGGGGGAGCCAGGAAGGGCAAGAATGGGGGTCACTCGCCCCCCCAGGTTTGGTCCCCTCCCACACACAGGTTTCTacctcccaccacccccaccccatgatggggctgaggtgggtgtggCTGAAGCGGGACTAGACTGTGGCACTCAGCATGGCCTCAGTCTCTGGCAGGATCTTGTTCTGGTTGGAGTCCAAGCCGAAGAACTTGACACTGAGGCCGTCCACGGGGTGCAGGACAGGGACCAGGGTGATGCGGGGGAAGGTCCGGGTGGCCAGCTCGAAACGGCTCGTGCTGGCTAGCTCCACTGCCAGCACTTTTAGGAAGAGCTTGGCCAGGTGCTTGCCCAGGCAGGTCCGGACGCCACCGCCGAATGGAAGGTAATGGAAGCGGCCATCCTTGTCCTCACTCCGTGCCTGACTGAAGCGGTCAGGATCAAACACGTTCACATCTTTAAACACAGGTGCTGTGTCATGGGTATCCCGGATGCTGTACATGACACTCCAGCCTTTGGGAATCTGGAAACCCTGCAGGCAAGATGGGGGTCAGGGGGCTGGTGGTGAGAGCCAGAGGTGGCCAGGGTAGGGCTTAGAACTGCCTGCCTGTCCCTAGCTCCTAAAGACACGGTGGTCCCCAGGCCTGGCCAGCCTCCCCTGCTCATGTTAGTTCAGTCTTATCTACATTAACAGACATCCACATGCACCTTCACACGTGACACTTGGCCTGGCTTCCTCTCACTCTGCACTTGGAGCTGCATCTCTCCCATCAGACTGAAAGCTCCCTGAAACCAAGCACTATCACCCCCAATAGATTGAGGTACCCAAGCAGAAAGCTAGTCATCCCCCTCGGTCAGTCCCAGGCCCCCAGAGCAGAGCCCTTAGGGGCCCCCAGCACCCAGCCCAAAGGGCCCCCAGCCTCACGTCAAGCTCGAAGGTCTGTAACACAGTGCGGTAGCCGCCGGAAATGGGTGTGAAGAGGCGCATGACTTCCTTGATGACACAGTCCAGGTAGCGCAGCCCGCTGAGCGTGTCAAGGCGCAGGGTGCCCTCGCAGGGGCAGCCGCCACTGTGCAGGATGCCCTGGGCCCTCAGCTCTTCCCGCAGCTTCTCCAGCACGGCGGGGTGCTTCAGCAGCTGCATGATCAGCGAGGTGCTGGCACTGGCCGTGGTGGCATACGCCGCAAAGATCAGCTCCAGGGTCCCATCCTGCAGTGGCACAGAGGAGAGGCACCATTGACCATCTGGGTTCAGCCAGGCCGGCCCATCCTGGGGACAGCCCCATTCTGCCAGCATGCCCTGTGCATAGGGCCATCTGTGCTGGGCCCTACCCACTTCTTGTTGAGAATTCTGCTTCCTCTGAGCCTCACATGCCTGGGCATCAGGGCCGCGATGGCACAAGGGTCACAGCCAGTCCTTGGCTGGGCAGGAGACACAACTGCTGTGACCAGGCAGAAGCACTAGCCTGCTAGTCTCTTGAGATTAGGGTCACTCCTCACTGCTGGATTCTTGCCAGCCCCTGAGGCCTTATCAATTCTGTGAGCCcacagaagaaaaggaacaaatcCAAGGAGCCAAACCCTGGGCAGCCAGTGCGTACACTTGTGTTATGTGTGTAGGAGACGTGGGGTCTACACCCGGCCTTCCTACTCCCAGCCCCAGCATTCTCCTCCATTCCCAGGAGGAGGATGGCTGGTGGGCATCAGGGGAGCTTAGGGATTCTGGGAGGTAGCATGGGGCCACAGCCCTGAGGGCCTGTAGTGGGGCTGCAGTGAGAAGGCTTAGGGGAGATAACCCCCAGAGAACTTAAAGACTCCCCAAGGGCTCTCTGGGGAGCTGGATACTGGGTATGGGTGCCACAGGACATGGCCCCAGTAGGTTTTCTCACTCCAAGTCccacattttacaaatatggGTTCTGGGCCCAGAGAGAGGAATAAAGCAGCCTGGGTCCCTTACTTGCCACAGCACCTAAAAGTCACAAAACTTGCACAATAGGAGAGTTCATTCCAGGCTCTTCCTGGCTCCCCAGGGAAAAAGCTGGAGCTAGATAGAATATGAAGAAGCAGAGATAGTGGGGATGGGGAGTCTTCAGTGAGTATCTGTGGGTACCTGGCATTGAGGGGGCAAGCAGAGCTTAGTGGGGAGGGACTAACGGACCCCTCTCAGGAGGAACACTTCCCCACAACAGGGCAGGCGGGAAGCCCTCCATGGAGCCCAGCTGGCTTCAGCAGGTGCCAGGAAGGATGGGACAGCCACCAAAGTGCCACCAGCTTGAAAAGGCTGTGGGTGGAAGAAGAGACCTCCTTGTCTACACAAATCTTCCCTGCCGTTCCCCAAGGGCTGAGGTGGCCTCAAGCAAGTGGCTTCCCCTCCAAGGCCTACACTTCCTTAGGAAGCCTCCAGGGCTATGGGGAACTGGAAAGGAACTGAGACCCCTCCCAGCCCTGAGCTGCTTGCTCAAGGAGGTCAGGTAGCCCCgtgcagggacacagacacagtcTCTGCTTCCAGTTTTGCCCCCTCCAACTCCACTCAGAAAGCACGTgctgtgagagagagaaagagaaagagagagaggtctTTCCAAAGAGGAA
The sequence above is a segment of the Nycticebus coucang isolate mNycCou1 chromosome 4, mNycCou1.pri, whole genome shotgun sequence genome. Coding sequences within it:
- the LOC128584653 gene encoding cytochrome P450 26B1 isoform X3, which codes for MGEHHLVSTEWPRSTRMLLGPNTVANSIGDIHRNKRKVFSKIFSHEALESYLPKIQLVIQDTLRAWSSHPEAINVYQEAQKLTFRMAIRVLLGFSIPEEDLGHLFEVYQQFVENVFSLPVDLPFSGYRRGIQARQTLQKGLEKAIREKLQCTQGKDYSDALDILIESSKEHGKEMTMQELKDGTLELIFAAYATTASASTSLIMQLLKHPAVLEKLREELRAQGILHSGGCPCEGTLRLDTLSGLRYLDCVIKEVMRLFTPISGGYRTVLQTFELDGFQIPKGWSVMYSIRDTHDTAPVFKDVNVFDPDRFSQARSEDKDGRFHYLPFGGGVRTCLGKHLAKLFLKVLAVELASTSRFELATRTFPRITLVPVLHPVDGLSVKFFGLDSNQNKILPETEAMLSATV